tatcatAGGTTTGCaaggaaaaacacaaaaacgatggcaaaactgtaattttgaaccgggggtaaaatcgtaatttgactggGGTAAATTTGTAATTTGTCAAAATCTATAACGATAGCAAGGTCGTAATTTTGGACtggggacaaaatcgtaattctAAAATGAGGTAAAATCTTAGTTTATTCGGGTCAATGGCGAAGTGTCAGACAGATGCCTGACCCTATTCCCTTCCATAGcttttgtatatataaaataaaataaaattaaaaatcacAAAGTGGAACAATCTTCAATTGTAGCTTCCACGAGCCCACCCCCTTCTTATTTGCAAATGAAAATAAACCATCCTCaccattaaaataaaaatgtaTGTGATCAACGGTTATAAAAACATCGAGTGACAACATAGTTATATAAGTCAAAGTTGTCAACAACTCAAACTGTTCCTTTCTAATTAAGGTTCCTTACCGTATATATATCATGTTCCCGCCACACCTTAAAACCATCCCATTGCCACAAACATTCAACGTCCATTTATTATCTCTCTTATAAGTTATAACTTCATCCTCCTTTCAACCAAAGAATGGTTAGTTATTCTTAAATTttctattaatattaatatttagtTATGGTGTGCTAAACTCGGTTTAATGTGTTGCCAAACCAAAACCGGATCGTATGAATCTCATTGGCACTACGATGCGGATTTTGGTCTATGGTATGTGAAAGTAAGGTTTTCAGTTTGGTTCGCTTCGGTCCTACTTGAAACCAATATTTTTACGTTTCACTAGAATGAAAGAACGTGTTTAAATACATATCCTACAAATCAAAGGTCTGACAATCGACAAATTATCAATCATTTCTAAAAAAGTAGTTTTTCTAGTGGTAATTCTTTCTAACTATTTGAATTGTCACTAATGATTATGTATTTGTTTTTTTTCCTTATGTTATTTGGATTACAATCGTGCGATGTACAATAAAAGGGTTCTACTATTGAGATCAAGGTAAACTATAACCTTCTTAATAAATTCTTAGGATTTGAACATGTAGTAACTAGTAAGTCATGTTTTAGTAACCTTTTGTTACGGTTTGGTTTCGGTTTCAGAAAACATTTGAACTAAGATCCGAGAGAGTGAAATCAATTGACTTGCATCCAAACGCGCCATGGTAATGAACTTCGCTTTTTAACAAGTTGTCATCTATGTTATATAAAACAAAATCAAGCATATTATATGACATTTTTTCTTCTTCTAAAGGGTTTTATTAGGATTGCATTCCGGGAATGTTTGTATTTGGAACCATGAGTCTCAAGTAAGTTATCGTCTTTCTATAGTGGTTTCATTCATATAACACTTCATATTTCGACAGAAAACAACCAATCTTGTAACGTGAGACGACAAGATTCCTTTTGATCTTgtgaaatttttaaaattatgTACTTAAACAGTAGCTTATTCTATGCAGGTAACAGAGAAGACGTTTGAAATCGCCAATTCACGTGgtacttaatttttttttttgtttacgcATAGTAGGTCATAGAATGTATATATGTAGATTGATTGCGTATTATATGTGTGCTTGTAGTACGAAGTGCAAAATTTATTGCACGCAAAGAATGGATTGTTATCGGAGCCGATGATGGTTTTATTCGCGTGTACAACTATAACACAATGGAAAATATTATAGAGTTCAAGGCGCATTCGGACTTCATCAGGTCCTTGATTGTGCACCCATCTCAGTCATACTTACTTTCCGCATCCGACGACAAACTTGTTAAGTTATGGGATTGGGAGAACGATTGGAAATGCACGAAAACGTTTGAGGGACATGAACATTATGTCATGCAATTGGCATTTAACCCGAGGGATGCCAACGATTTTGCAAGTATATCACTTGATTGTACGATAAAGGTATCATTAGCTTTCATTGTACAATATAACAATGCATGCGTTACATTGACTAAAAGTATATTATTTTAAACAAATTTATTTGTCTTACAAGTTTTGGGACCTTGGATCTATGGATCTACGTTTGTCAATCAATGGTCACACTGAAGGACTGAATTCTGTTGAATTCTTTGAAGATGATGGAAAACTCTACATTCTGGCAGGATCCGACGATCATACTGCTAAGG
Above is a window of Helianthus annuus cultivar XRQ/B chromosome 14, HanXRQr2.0-SUNRISE, whole genome shotgun sequence DNA encoding:
- the LOC110904971 gene encoding coatomer subunit beta'-3, with the translated sequence MGSTIEIKKTFELRSERVKSIDLHPNAPWVLLGLHSGNVCIWNHESQVTEKTFEIANSRVRSAKFIARKEWIVIGADDGFIRVYNYNTMENIIEFKAHSDFIRSLIVHPSQSYLLSASDDKLVKLWDWENDWKCTKTFEGHEHYVMQLAFNPRDANDFASISLDCTIKFWDLGSMDLRLSINGHTEGLNSVEFFEDDGKLYILAGSDDHTAKVWDYESMTCVQTLEGHTHNVTSFQCVKLDASFIITGSEDQTVRVWNMKTYNLDHVFTSDLGRVWTIEFIEDSSKIILGCDEGILVGQVNSTGY